In a single window of the Erinaceus europaeus chromosome 21, mEriEur2.1, whole genome shotgun sequence genome:
- the EIF1B gene encoding eukaryotic translation initiation factor 1b, whose protein sequence is MSTIQNLQSFDPFADATKGDDLLPAGTEDYIHIRIQQRNGRKTLTTVQGIADDYDKKKLVKAFKKKFACNGTVIEHPEYGEVIQLQGDQRKNICQFLLEVGIVKEEQLKVHGF, encoded by the exons ATGTCCACTATCCAGAACCTCCAATCCTTCG ACCCCTTTGCTGATGCAACTAAGGGCGACGACTTACTCCCGGCCGGGACCGAGGACTACATCCATATAAGGATCCAGCAGCGCAACGGCCGCAAGACGCTGACCACCGTGCAGGGCATCGCGGACGACTATGACAAGAAGAAGCTCGTGAAGGCCTTCAAGAAG AAATTCGCCTGTAATGGTACTGTGATCGAACACCCTGAGTACGGAGAGGTGATTCAGCTTCAGGGCGACCAGAGGAAGAACATTTGCCAGTTTCTTCTGGAG GTTGGCATTGTTAAGGAGGAACAGCTTAAGGTTCATGGATTCTAA